A genome region from Mercenaria mercenaria strain notata chromosome 11, MADL_Memer_1, whole genome shotgun sequence includes the following:
- the LOC128546583 gene encoding general transcription factor IIF subunit 1-like, with the protein MANTKQTKRKKIETLCPLCKHMIDEDKFVEHLLLCKKKSFCCVLCKLFFKKETYLNKHKKRVHGSTSDAFPGGSNIEQESGGKSCDILTDTVPKNMQDNKSGLEQESGDKRCNVSRNIVPEDKQDDDSSSNSDWDQDPDIEIDVETCEKQEQSQNTAKNDKAGENKDSRLVNDKRVGRIYRKRTNPNPVIAPVKVMKVTEEKAVVNTQSVDQNEMSGDLSDNDNIELSDREDRNELPENQGTEDSSVKKEKDGGQDDGVTVQHSNKVEEGCSVKYDLEKEKLEIEKRKLDLEIAKFEYKKSLLDKITDLASRI; encoded by the coding sequence ATGGCAAACACAAAacagacaaaaagaaagaaaattgaaaCCCTTTGTCCCTTATGCAAGCACATGATAGATGAAGATAAGTTTGTAGAACACCTATTGTTGTGCAAGAAGAAAAGCTTCTGCTGTGTGCTGTGTAAATTGTTCTTCAAGAAAGAAACCTATCTGAACAAACACAAGAAAAGAGTACATGGGTCAACCAGTGATGCTTTTCCTGGAGGTAGCAATATTGAACAAGAAAGTGGAGGTAAGAGTTGTGATATTCTCACAGACACTGTGCCAAAGAATATGCAAGACAATAAAAGTGGTCTTGAACAAGAGAGTGGGGATAAGAGATGTAATGTTTCCAGAAACATTGTGCCAGAGGATAAACAAGACGATGACAGCAGTAGTAATTCCGACTGGGATCAAGACCCAGATATTGAAATAGACGTTGAAACATGCGAGAAACAGGAACAAAGTCAAAACACTGCAAAGAATGATAAGGCCGGCGAGAATAAAGATTCTAGACTTGTAAATGACAAAAGAGTTGGTAGGATATACAGAAAGAGGACGAATCCAAATCCAGTTATTGCTCCTGTAAAAGTAATGAAAGTGACAGAAGAAAAAGCTGTAGTAAATACACAAAGTGTAGATCAGAACGAAATGTCCGGAGACTTGTCAGATAATGACAACATAGAGCTGTCTGACAGAGAAGATAGAAATGAACTTCCAGAAAACCAGGGTACAGAAGATAGTTCAGTAAAGAAAGAAAAGGATGGGGGTCAAGATGATGGTGTAACCGTACAACATAGTAACAAAGTCGAAGAAGGCTGCAGTGTAAAATATGACTTAGAAAAAGAGAAACTCGAGATTGAGAAACGTAAACTAGATCTAGAAATAGCAAAGTTCGAGTACAAGAAGAGCCTTTTAGATAAGATAACAGACTTAGCATCTAGAATATAA